GGTCGTAGACGACCTTCCGCCGGTTCTTGGTCACCTCACCGGTCTCGATGTTCTTCCGGATCCGGGTGTTGTAGACCGTGAAGCCCTTCTTGCCGCTGCTCTCGATGCAGTGCTCACCGGCGGGTATCGTCTTCTCCTCGGGCTCCGTGACGTCGGTCTTGTCGCTGGTCTCGGACTTGACCTCGTACTGCTTGGTCCCCCAGAAGGTCACCTTCACCGAATCCGACGTCCACGCGGTCTTGATCAGGATCCCGCTGTCGGAGACGTTCTTGAACTTCACGTCGATCACGCTGGTTCCGTCCGGGCGCTGGAACACCGTCGCTTCCCGCCCCATCGGGTAGCGGCTGATGTAGTAGCTGTGCTCCCTGTGCTCCACGTCCTTCATGCCCGCGAGGTAGGAGGCGTTGTACAGCGTGGTGGCGAACTGGGAGATGCCGCCGCCGACGGCCTCGTCGGGACGCCCGTCCTTGATGATTCCGGAGGCGATGTAGCCCTGTTCCTTCTGGCGGATGCCGGTGTGGCCGTTGAGGCTGAACGTCTCGCCCGGCTTGACGAGAGCACCGTCGACCTCCTGGGCGACGCGTTTGATGTTCACCCCGGAGTCCTCGCTGAACCCGCCCGTGGTGAAGGTGCTGACCTTCTCCTCGATACCGAGCTTCTTCGCCTCTTCGGTGGTCAGCTCGGCGGGAACGTCCTCGTAGACCGCTTCGATGGTGTCCGAACCGGACTGGGTGAGCTTCTCCCGCAGCGGCTCGAACGTCTTCTTCCAGTCGATGCCGCGCCCGGTCTCGGAGGGCTCGACGGTGGGCTTGCCGTCCTCGAAGACGAAGGAGGCGTCCTTGCCCTCCTTGAGGGTGGACTCGACCTGCGGCTTGACGACCTTCTTCGCCGTGGGGACGTCGATGTGCCAGTCCAGGCCGCCCGAGTCGTTCGGCTCGAAACGCAGCGCGCTGGCGATGTCGGCGGGAGCCAGAGTGGCCTGCACCCCGTCGCCGTTCACGGTCACCGGCCCCGAGACGGCGGGGCGGGCTACCCGCTCCAGCGCGCGCCGCACCCCGGACTCGGTGGTGCGGACCTCCTCCTTCGTGTAAGGCAGCGCGACCGGATCGCCGCCCACCCAGTCGCGGACCACGACGTCCAGCGAGCGCTCGATGTCCACGTTCCTGCCGGTGACCGGGAACACCGGCACGGGCTCGGAGCCCTCGAACCGGATGGTTCCCTCCACCGACTCCCGGTGGAGGTCGTTGCGCACCCGGTTCAGCTGCTCACGCAGCTTCTCCCTGTCCACGTTGCTCTGCGGAGCCACCTCGCGGGTGGTGAAGAACGAGGTCAGCCTCGTGATCGGATTCAGCGGCTGCGAGCCCACCCTGTCCAGCGTGGCGTCCCAGTCCATCGACAACCCGGCGGCCGTGGGATCGATGCTGCTGCTGGCCTTGCCGACTTCGAGCCGGACGGGTTCGCTGAGCGAGTCGTCGAGCCGGGAGCGCAGTTCCCGCTCGGCGGCAGCGGGGTCCAGTCCGCCGACGTCGACGCCGGCGACCGTGGTGCCCCGGGGCACCTGACCGCTGCTGAACGCCAGGTCACCGATGTAGAGCAGCACGAGTACGCCGAGGGTGATCCCGGCGGCGAGCCCCGCCCGGAGTAAGGAACGGCGCGGCGGCAGCCTCCGCCCGAAGAGCGACCCCGCCGAGTCCTCCCGCTGATCCGGGACCTCCGCCGGATCCCCGAACGGGGACTGCGGGGGATAGCCGGGCGTCCCGAGCTGCTGCTGCCCCACCCCGAAGGGGTCCTGCTGGGGCTGGTGGGGCTGCTGGTGACCGATCCACTCGGTCGCGTCGTGGGAGTACTCGGGCGAGGCGGTGGCGAACGCGGCGGGAGCGGCCGGCTCGACGGTCTCGGTGCTCTCGGCCACGGCGGGGATGGTGTCGGTGCGCTCGGCGTCCCGTTCGAGGGGAACCGCCGTGGTCTCCTCGGCGATCCGGGGGATGGTGTCGGTGCGTTCGGTGTCGTCCTCGGCCGGGACCTCGTGCCGGGTCGCGCCGTCAGCCCCGGTTCGTCCCGTGTCCGGGCTCTCGGCCGTGTCGGCGGCGGCCCCCGCGACATGTGGCGGTGTGATAGCGGGCTTGGTGCCGCGACGTGACTCGTCGACCTCCGCCGTCTCCGGATCGTCCGGCCACCGAACGGCGTCCGCCTCCGCCGTGCCCTCGCCCACCGCTTCGCGGCTGGGAGCATCACTGCCGCTCAGATCACCGGAGAGAAACTGAATCCGCTCGGTCGGTTCGTCCGCTCGCCGGTCCCGACCACTCTCGGTGCGATCGGGACGTTCGTGGTCTTCCGGCACCGCGTCCCCTTCTTCTCGGTCTTGCGGCGGAGTCGGCGGCGCACACCAGCCAGCCGACCACCATCACCGGTACGGCCCGGCCGCGGCGGCCCCCACCGATTCCGACCCGGTCCCACGTGCGACACAGCGCACATCGGCCCCGCCGAACCGGACGCACCTCGCTCAAAGATACAGACCTGTCCCCTGCTCGGTCCGTTCGGAGGCCACGGCGTGCAGGTCACGCTCCCGCAGCACCACGTAGATCTCGCCCCGGACCTCCACCTCGTACTGCTCCTCGGGGTTGAACAGCACCTGGTCCCCGGTTTGGACGCTGCGCACGTGACTGCCCACACCGAAAACCTCACCCCAGAGCAGGCGCTTGGCCACCTGCGCGGTCGCCGGGATCACGATACCGCCGCTGCTGCGGCGTTCACCGGACTCTTCGGAGACCCGCACCATGACCCGGTCGTGCAACATCTGGATCTCAAGCTTGGCATCGGTCACCCGGAAAGTTTACGCGTCCGGTCGAGCCCACCGAATGCGCAGGGTTACCCGGCTATGCCCTGGAGGACTGACGGGCCCGAGCCGGTCACTGCTCGTCGAGCCCACCCATGACCAGTGGGAGCCTGTCGCTGCCCCCTCGGTCGATCCGGACCGGAACTCCCCAGTCCTGCCTGGTCAACCGGCACGCCGGATGCTCGACCGCCGAGTCGTCGTCACAACTGGCCGCCTGCGCGACCACGTGCAGCACTCCCTGCTCGTAGCCCTCGGCCAGCACCAGGCGCCTGCTCAGCTCGGTGCCCGCACCCGCGCCGGAAACCAGCATGTCCTCGGGGGAGGAACTCACCTCCAGCCGCGTCGAGGGGCCGTAGCGCTCGTCGAGCTTCTGCCCGGGCGGCGGCTCGAACACCACCGTGAGCTCGACCTCACCGGCACGGATCTCGGTGGCCGGGCGGTTGACCCGCTGCGCTCCTCCCTCGATCAGGCGCGCGGTCATCCCCGGCGGCACCGGGCGTTCCAGCCGATGCGCGGCGCTCGCGGCCACCACGAGCTCACCCTCCGAGGTGACGGCACCCGAGGGTTCGGAGAGCCCCGTCGCGAGCGTGGAGACCTCCGCCGTGGCGGGTTCGTAACGGCGGATCGCCCCGTTGTAGGTGTCACAGATCGCCACGGTTCCGTCCGGCAGCACGGCGACCCCGAGCGGGTGCTGCAGCAGCGCGTCGGCGGCGGGACCGTCGGTGTGGCCGAAGTCGAACAGGCCCTTGCCGATCGCGGTGCGCACCTCGAAACCCCCGTCGCGGGGTTCGACCCACCGCAACGCGGAGGTCTCGGCGTCGACGAACCAGAGCCGCTCGGAACCGGCGGGGTCCGTCTCCGCGCTCGCGGCGGCGAGTCCGGACGGCTGCGCGAGGAAGGTCTCGGCCGCCGGGCCGTCGCGCAGCCCCTCCACCGTGGTGCCCGCGAACCGGGAGATATTTCCCGCGACCGGGTCGAACAGTCCGAGGGTGTGGTTTCCGGCCATCGCGATCACCACACCGCCGGCCGGTTCCCACCAGGTCACGTCCCAGGGGCTGGTCAGCGGTGTCCGCAGCGCCGCCCCGGAGTCCGGTTCGTCCCGCCACTGCGCACCGGTCCCCGCGACCGTGACGACGGCCCCGTCCGCCAGCCGGACGCCGCGCAGCAGGTGGTTCACGGTGTCGGCGACCACCACGTCGTAACCGGCCCGCGCCGCGACGGCCTCGGGCAGCAGCGTCAACCCGCCCGGCTCGCTGAAGGAGGCGAACTCGGCGTCCCCGTCGGCGCGGCCTCGGCTGCCGGTGCCGATGCGGCGCAGCGGTGTCTCGCCGTCGGCGGCGAGCTCGACCAGTGAGTGCCGCGCGGAGTCCGCGACGAGCAGCGTGCCCTCGTCCAGGGCGAGGACCTTCGAGGGAAACCGCAGGGTGGTGTCCGACTCCGGCGCGGGAACCCGGGGCTCGGCCCCGCGGTGCAGGGTGCCGCGTCGTTCGTGCTCGGCCACCAGCTCGCCGAGTATCCTGCGCAGCGCTTCGACGTGCCCCTCACCGGCGGCCTCGTGCACCACGTAGCCCTCGGGGTCGACCAGGACCAGGGTGGGCCACGCCTTCACGGCGTAGTCGCGCCAGGTGGCCAGCTCCGGGTCGTCGAGCACCGGGTGTTCGACGTCGTAGCGCTCCACGGCGGCGGCGAGCGCGTCCGGGTCCGCCTCGTGCTCGAACTTGGGGGAGTGCACGCCGATGGTGACCAGTTCCTCGGCGAACTCGCGCTCCAGCGGCCGCAGCTCGTCGAGGACGTGCAGGCAGTTGACGCAGCAGAACGCCCAGAAGTCCAGCAGCACGAACCTGCCACGCAGCTCGGCCAGCCGCTGCGTCCGCCCGCCGGTGTTCAACCACTGACGGCCGGTCAGCTCCGGGGCGCGTACACGGGCACGACGTTTCCGGTGCGAAGTACTCACGTCCCCAGTCAACACCACCCGAACGGCGCAGTGTTCCGCAGGACAGGTGCTCCTGAGTCACGTCTCACTGTTCGTTCGGTAGATGCAGGGTCTCGGTCAGCTTGGGGCACACCCTGGCCAGTCTGTGGTCTGTGGTCAGTACCCGAAGACCGAGGTGCTCGGCCAGCGCAATGTAGAACGCGTCGAGCAGCCGCACGTCCGCGCGCCGTGCCCACGTCCCCGTCAGCAGACTTGGTAGCGGGTGACGAGTAACGGGCATGGCTGTGAGGCGGTCCAGGGCCAATTCGACATCGTCGACAGCGAGGTCACCGGCGCGCTGCATTCGACCGAGCGCGGAGAGAACTTCCGCGTCCAGGTGCGCCGGAGCGTGCAGCTCGGTCCTGGCCAGACGGTCGATCGCCGCTGGGGCGTAGTCGGTGCCCGCGAGTAGATCGACCGCCACGGAGGCATCCAGGACCACGGCGTTCATCGCTGAGCTCACGCACCGAACTCCTCACGCGCGTCATCGAGCGCGGTAACGACCGCCTCATGGGTGATCCCACGCGGCGCGGGCAGCGTCGCCAGCCATACATCGGTATCGGTGCGCGCCAACTCAGCGGCGATGGCAGCCTGCGTCAACGCCGAGAGGTTGAGATGTGCTTCGCGTGCTCGCTTTGCGAGCTCATCAGGAACCCACACGTTCATCCGTGTCATACACACATGATACACACATCTCGTTGCGCGGGCTAGCGCTTGAGGTAAGTCAGTACTCGTTTCCGGAGGGTTTCGTACTCCGTGTCGAGGCGGGTCTTGCCGGTCGGACGAGAGACGGGGTCACCGGGGCCGACGAGCTCGTTGGGAGCGAACTGGTCTCGAGTGAGATCCAGTTCCAGGCTGTCACCGAGGCGATTCCACCAGTGGTAGCCGATCCATTCGCCGCCGCGGCGAACATCGCCCCACATGAGGTCGCCCCCCCCAAGAGATCGTTGAGGATGAGGGCAGCGGTGCCGCATTGGCCGCGGGCCGGATCGCCGGGGTGCCAGGCGGGGACGTCTGCTGGGGCACAGGTGTCAGCACCCCGGGCAGCTCGGATCGCGCGCTCCACGTCGCTCAGGGACCAGAGGATCATTGGCGCAGCCTGCCGAAGACCACCGACACCCCACGCCTTCGGCCGTGTGAGCCGCTCACACCGACAGTGGACCAGTTGATACTTCGGTCTGGAACGCCCAGAAGTCCAGCAGTACGAACCTGCCACGCAGCTCGGCCAGCCGCTGCGTCCGCCCGCCGGTGTTCAACCACTCACGGCCGGTCAGCTCCGGGGCGCGTACACGGACACGACGGTTCCGCTGCGAAGTACTCACGTTCGTATCGAACAACACTCGCGGGGCGCGTGTTCCTCCCGTGGATCCGTGTGGTCGACCTCGCTCCGCTCGGCCCCCGCACCGCACCGGGGAGGTGCCCCTCGGGGCGGGCAGGAGGCACGACGGCCTCGCCGGATCAGCCTCCCCCGACGGCCGGAGCGCCGAGCAGCCGGCGGTACCAGGCGAGGTGGTTCGGGAACCGCTCGCCGAACCCGGGGCCGGGGTCGAGATCGAGGTCGCGCCAGATCCGGTCGCCGGCGAACCAGTGGTCGTGCAGCACCATCTCCAGGTCGTGCAGTGCGCGCTCGTCACCGCGCAGCCTCTCCCGCGCCGTGGCCGAGTCCAGGTCCGGACCACCTCGCCGAGGGGGGAGGAGGGCGTCGACCGCGTTCATCAGCTCGGCGCACTCGACGGGACTCGGGTGGTTGAGGTGGTAGACGCTGCCCGGTATCCGCTCGGCCGAAACCGCCGCCGCGATCACCC
The nucleotide sequence above comes from Actinopolyspora erythraea. Encoded proteins:
- a CDS encoding GroES family chaperonin: MTDAKLEIQMLHDRVMVRVSEESGERRSSGGIVIPATAQVAKRLLWGEVFGVGSHVRSVQTGDQVLFNPEEQYEVEVRGEIYVVLRERDLHAVASERTEQGTGLYL
- a CDS encoding type II toxin-antitoxin system CcdA family antitoxin; its protein translation is MTRMNVWVPDELAKRAREAHLNLSALTQAAIAAELARTDTDVWLATLPAPRGITHEAVVTALDDAREEFGA
- a CDS encoding thioredoxin domain-containing protein, giving the protein MSTSQRNRRVRVRAPELTGREWLNTGGRTQRLAELRGRFVLLDFWAFQTEVSTGPLSV
- a CDS encoding YunG family protein → MRHRCPHPQRSLGGGDLMWGDVRRGGEWIGYHWWNRLGDSLELDLTRDQFAPNELVGPGDPVSRPTGKTRLDTEYETLRKRVLTYLKR
- a CDS encoding type II toxin-antitoxin system VapC family toxin; translated protein: MNAVVLDASVAVDLLAGTDYAPAAIDRLARTELHAPAHLDAEVLSALGRMQRAGDLAVDDVELALDRLTAMPVTRHPLPSLLTGTWARRADVRLLDAFYIALAEHLGLRVLTTDHRLARVCPKLTETLHLPNEQ
- a CDS encoding NHL domain-containing thioredoxin family protein; translation: MSTSHRKRRARVRAPELTGRQWLNTGGRTQRLAELRGRFVLLDFWAFCCVNCLHVLDELRPLEREFAEELVTIGVHSPKFEHEADPDALAAAVERYDVEHPVLDDPELATWRDYAVKAWPTLVLVDPEGYVVHEAAGEGHVEALRRILGELVAEHERRGTLHRGAEPRVPAPESDTTLRFPSKVLALDEGTLLVADSARHSLVELAADGETPLRRIGTGSRGRADGDAEFASFSEPGGLTLLPEAVAARAGYDVVVADTVNHLLRGVRLADGAVVTVAGTGAQWRDEPDSGAALRTPLTSPWDVTWWEPAGGVVIAMAGNHTLGLFDPVAGNISRFAGTTVEGLRDGPAAETFLAQPSGLAAASAETDPAGSERLWFVDAETSALRWVEPRDGGFEVRTAIGKGLFDFGHTDGPAADALLQHPLGVAVLPDGTVAICDTYNGAIRRYEPATAEVSTLATGLSEPSGAVTSEGELVVAASAAHRLERPVPPGMTARLIEGGAQRVNRPATEIRAGEVELTVVFEPPPGQKLDERYGPSTRLEVSSSPEDMLVSGAGAGTELSRRLVLAEGYEQGVLHVVAQAASCDDDSAVEHPACRLTRQDWGVPVRIDRGGSDRLPLVMGGLDEQ
- a CDS encoding VanW family protein; translation: MPEDHERPDRTESGRDRRADEPTERIQFLSGDLSGSDAPSREAVGEGTAEADAVRWPDDPETAEVDESRRGTKPAITPPHVAGAAADTAESPDTGRTGADGATRHEVPAEDDTERTDTIPRIAEETTAVPLERDAERTDTIPAVAESTETVEPAAPAAFATASPEYSHDATEWIGHQQPHQPQQDPFGVGQQQLGTPGYPPQSPFGDPAEVPDQREDSAGSLFGRRLPPRRSLLRAGLAAGITLGVLVLLYIGDLAFSSGQVPRGTTVAGVDVGGLDPAAAERELRSRLDDSLSEPVRLEVGKASSSIDPTAAGLSMDWDATLDRVGSQPLNPITRLTSFFTTREVAPQSNVDREKLREQLNRVRNDLHRESVEGTIRFEGSEPVPVFPVTGRNVDIERSLDVVVRDWVGGDPVALPYTKEEVRTTESGVRRALERVARPAVSGPVTVNGDGVQATLAPADIASALRFEPNDSGGLDWHIDVPTAKKVVKPQVESTLKEGKDASFVFEDGKPTVEPSETGRGIDWKKTFEPLREKLTQSGSDTIEAVYEDVPAELTTEEAKKLGIEEKVSTFTTGGFSEDSGVNIKRVAQEVDGALVKPGETFSLNGHTGIRQKEQGYIASGIIKDGRPDEAVGGGISQFATTLYNASYLAGMKDVEHREHSYYISRYPMGREATVFQRPDGTSVIDVKFKNVSDSGILIKTAWTSDSVKVTFWGTKQYEVKSETSDKTDVTEPEEKTIPAGEHCIESSGKKGFTVYNTRIRKNIETGEVTKNRRKVVYDPQPIIKCEKKKDEQ